A single window of Coffea eugenioides isolate CCC68of chromosome 7, Ceug_1.0, whole genome shotgun sequence DNA harbors:
- the LOC113778591 gene encoding F-box/kelch-repeat protein SKIP6-like: MWVYDCRFNRWEEGPRMKVAREFAGAGVVDGKIYVLGGCVVDGTAQSMEWAEVFDPVTGLWTTVPSPVEVRLKRMHASVVMEGRVYAMAGRSGEVYDVGVVGKCGNVLIICRRQPAVVQGVLCCCNIFGKIAGYDVEEGVWKELQGIRLWRNDGEFRWEVVCCLGEKGEWEGGGDKVCGY; encoded by the coding sequence ATGTGGGTTTATGATTGTAGGTTCAATAGGTGGGAGGAAGGCCCTAGAATGAAGGTGGCCCGGGAGTTCGCCGGAGCGGGGGTTGTTGATGGGAAGATTTATGTTCTAGGTGGTTGTGTTGTGGATGGTACGGCTCAGTCTATGGAGTGGGCAGAGGTTTTTGACCCGGTTACCGGGTTGTGGACCACGGTGCCGAGCCCTGTTGAGGTGAGGTTGAAGCGGATGCACGCGAGCGTGGTGATGGAGGGGAGAGTTTATGCAATGGCGGGTAGAAGTGGGGAGGTGTATGATGTTGGGGTGGTGGGGAAGTGCGGAAACGTGTTAATAATTTGTCGGCGGCAGCCTGCGGTGGTTCAGGGAGTGTTGTGTTGTTGTAATATTTTTGGGAAGATTGCAGGGTATGATGTGGAGGAAGGTGTTTGGAAGGAGTTGCAGGGTATACGTCTATGGCGCAACGATGGTGAATTTCGATGGGAGGTTGTGTGTTGTTTGGGAGAAAAAGGGGAGTGGGAAGGAGGTGGAGATAAAGTGTGTGGATATTGA
- the LOC113778805 gene encoding uncharacterized protein LOC113778805, with amino-acid sequence MASTSVSTLYSSLFCHSHINLQCWNNRTCFRHPMSWRIRASSSAASGVDLSILESAISKKESDAVKEVLDQLSEVGWAKRWSSQPYVSRRTTSLRELTTLGIKNAENLAIPSVRNDAAFLFTVVGTTGFLGVLTSQLPGDWGFFLPYLIGSISLIVLAVGSVSPGLLQAAIGGFSSFFPDYQERIARHEAAHFLVAYLLGLPILGYSLDIGKEHVNLIDEKLEQLIYSGQLDAKELDRLAVVAMAGLAAEGLTYDKVVGQSADLFTLQRFINRSKPQLSKDQQQNLTRWAVLFSGSLLKNNKALHEALISAMSKKATVVECIEAIETAG; translated from the exons ATGGCTTCCACCTCCGTTTCAACCCTTTATTCCTCTCTGTTTTGCCATTCCCATATTAATTTACAATGTTGGAATAATCGAACATGTTTCAGGCATCCCATGAGTTGGAGGATAAGAGCTTCTTCATCAGCTGCTTCTGGTGTGGACCTCAGCATTCTTGAATCTGCAATTTCCAAG AAAGAAAGTGATGCAGTTAAAGAAGTACTTGATCAGCTGAGTGAAGTTGGTTGGGCGAAAAGGTGGAGTTCTCAGCCATATGTATCACGCCGTACG ACATCTCTTCGAGAGTTGACAACCCTTGGGATTAAAAATGCAGAGAACCTTGCAATCCCAAGTGTTAGAAATGAT GCAGCGTTTCTCTTTACGGTGGTAGGAACAACTGGTTTTTTAGGTGTTCTCACTAGCCAGCTTCCTGGG GATTGGGGTTTCTTTCTTCCATACTTAATTGGGAGCATCTCTTTAATTGTTCTGGCAGTTGGGAGCGTTTCCCCTGG TCTCCTTCAGGCAGCCATTGGTGggttttcatcattttttcctGATTACCAGGagaggattgctagacatgaggCAGCTCACTTTTTAG TTGCCTACTTACTTGGCCTTCCTATCCTCGGGTATTCACTGGATATTGGAAAAGAACATGTCAATCTCATTGATGAAAAACTAGAACAGCTGATATATAGTGGACAGCTTGATGCCAAAGAACTAGACAG GTTAGCAGTAGTTGCAATGGCTGGATTGGCAGCAGAGGGACTAACATATGATAAAGTGGTTGGCCAATCTGCTGATCTATTCACTCTTCAG AGATTTATAAATAGGAGCAAGCCGCAGCTTAGCAAAGATCAGCAACAAAACCTCACAAGATGGGCA GTACTCTTTTCTGGATCACTGCTTAAGAACAATAAGGCACTTCATGAAGCATTAATCTCTGCAATGTCAAAGAAAGCAACAGTTGTGGAGTGCATAGAAGCAATTGAAACAGCAGggtga
- the LOC113778708 gene encoding deubiquitinase OTUD6B, whose amino-acid sequence MEDGPEVVGKPSEEILEDTPVKKEESLEEMLSRHRKEISQLQNKEVGMKKAAAKGSKAEQKAKKKEVEQEISNLSAKLKERHAEELASAGYGSSNKKDKGDLDNLVKAIAGVSATNQTEKSKPSKSVQRREKRAQQEAAREQRIREEQCNIVSERVAENEGLEKKLEPLGLVINEIKPDGHCLYRAVEDQLALQAGGTSPYTFQELRQMVASYMRNHASEFLPFFLSENMADGESTDTLAEKFENYCTEVESTAAWGGQLELGALTHCLKKHIMIFSGSFPDVEMGNEYKFVGGNGLSNKSIMLSYHRHAFGLGEHYNSVIPTSVQ is encoded by the exons ATGGAGGATGGACCTGAGGTGGTGGGTAAGCCTTCTGAGGAGATTTTAGAAGACACGCCTgtgaagaaggaagaaagccTTGAGGAGATGCTTTCTAGGCATAG GAAAGAGATCTCCCAATTACAAAATAAGGAAGTGGGAATGAAAAAGGCAGCTGCTAAGGGCAGCAAGGCTGAACAGaaagctaagaagaaagaagtGGAGCAAGAGATATCCAATCTATCAGCAAAACTCAAAGAAAGACATGCAGAAGAACTGGCTTCTGCAGGTTATGGCAGCAGCAACAAGAAAGATAAAGGAGATCTTGACAATTTGGTTAAGGCCATTGCTGGAGTTTCAGCCACCAATCAAACTGAGAAATCAAAACCAAGCAAAAGTGTTCAGAGGCGTGAGAAAAGAGCTCAACAAGAAGCAGCCAGGGAGCAAAGAATACGAGAAGAGCAGTGTAACATTGTCAGTGAGAGAGTTGCAGAAAATGAGGGGTTAGAAAAGAAACTTGAGCCACTTGGATTGGTCATTAATGAAATAAAGCCAGATGGGCATTGTCTTTACCGAGCTGTTGAGGATCAGCTCGCCCTCCAGGCTGGAGGTACCTCTCCTTATACTTTCCAAGAACTTCGGCAAATGGTGGCATCATATATGAGGAATCATGCATCTGAATTCCTGCCCTTTTTCCTCTCTGAGAATATGGCAGATGGAGAATCCACTGATACCCTTGCAGAGAAGTTTGAGAATTATTGTACAGAAGTGGAATCAACGGCAGCATGGGGAGGACAGTTGGAACTTGGTGCTCTAACTCATTGCCTGAAGAAACATATCATGATATTTTCTGGATCCTTCCCTGATGTGGAGATGGGAAATGAGTACAAATTTGTAGGTGGAAATGGCTTATCCAATAAAAGTATTATGCTGTCATACCATAGGCATGCATTTGGGCTTGGTGAGCATTATAACTCCGTCATTCCAACTTCAGTTCAATAG
- the LOC113778139 gene encoding monothiol glutaredoxin-S2-like has protein sequence MDIVKRLGSEKPVVIFSKSNCCISHAIHMLICSFGANPTVYELDQYPEGRDIENALLALGCHPTVPAVFIGKLLVGGSDEVMNLNVQGKLKPLLIKANAIWM, from the coding sequence ATGGATATAGTGAAGAGATTGGGTTCAGAAAAGCCAGTGGTGATCTTCAGCAAGAGCAACTGCTGCATATCCCATGCTATTCACATGTTGATATGCAGCTTCGGGGCAAATCCCACGGTTTATGAGCTTGATCAATATCCAGAAGGAAGGGACATTGAGAATGCATTGCTAGCATTAGGATGCCATCCAACTGTTCCTGCTGTTTTCATAGGGAAACTACTTGTTGGTGGTTCTGATGAGGTTATGAACCTAAATGTTCAGGGCAAGTTGAAGCCACTGCTTATCAAGGCCAATGCAATATGGATGTAG